Proteins encoded within one genomic window of Fimbriimonadia bacterium:
- the rpsI gene encoding 30S ribosomal protein S9 gives MSDKVRCYGTGRRKTAVARVWIQPGSGNITVNGRKAEEYFGRPTLAAIIEAPMKAVDLIGRLDVTATAKGGGTSGQAGALGHGIARAILEYDADLRTPLRRMGFLTRDPRVKERKKYGRKRARRGFQFVKR, from the coding sequence ATGTCCGACAAGGTTCGATGTTACGGGACGGGAAGGCGAAAGACCGCCGTGGCCCGCGTATGGATTCAGCCAGGGTCGGGGAACATCACCGTCAACGGTCGCAAGGCAGAGGAGTACTTCGGGAGGCCGACGCTGGCTGCCATCATTGAGGCTCCGATGAAGGCCGTGGACCTCATCGGGCGCCTGGACGTGACGGCTACCGCAAAGGGCGGCGGCACATCCGGCCAGGCAGGAGCACTGGGACACGGCATCGCCAGAGCAATCCTCGAGTACGATGCGGACCTTCGAACTCCGTTGCGCCGAATGGGATTCCTGACCCGCGATCCCAGGGTCAAGGAACGCAAGAAGTACGGTCGTAAGCGCGCACGACGCGGGTTCCAGTTCGTCAAGCGCTAG
- the rplQ gene encoding 50S ribosomal protein L17 encodes MRHRTQHRKLGLPSDQRKHLLNNLVRQMVMHGRVHTTLYRAKEVRPLVEKLVTTAKTDTLHARRLARRVLVGHSARQTGRRVKLMKPSELEARSLITGEDLVKHLFDKVAPRFKERNGGYTRIVRTGYRRGDAAPTALLAFVE; translated from the coding sequence ATGCGACATCGAACTCAACACCGAAAACTGGGCCTGCCGAGTGATCAGCGCAAGCACCTTTTGAACAACCTGGTGCGGCAGATGGTGATGCACGGCCGCGTGCATACCACCTTGTATCGTGCCAAAGAGGTCCGGCCACTCGTGGAGAAGCTGGTGACGACCGCGAAGACCGACACGCTGCACGCCCGGCGATTGGCGAGACGAGTGCTGGTAGGCCACTCGGCCAGGCAAACCGGCCGGCGCGTCAAACTCATGAAGCCGAGTGAGCTCGAGGCCAGAAGCCTGATCACCGGCGAGGACCTGGTCAAGCACCTGTTCGACAAGGTGGCGCCCCGCTTCAAGGAGCGCAACGGCGGCTACACGCGCATCGTTCGAACCGGGTATCGGCGGGGCGATGCCGCTCCGACCGCGCTGCTGGCTTTCGTCGAGTAG
- a CDS encoding DNA-directed RNA polymerase subunit alpha, with protein MPQIGLIDQTEFSGRFVLEPLERGYGHTIGNALRRVLLSSIRGCAITGIKVDKVLHEFAAIPGIKEDATELILNLKDIAVRVDHDVRPPAGEDITLTLDVKGRGKVTGADIQCPPGVEITTPETYLATISEKDAALRMEIYVSTGVGYVLPEKHEKHRQVIGVIPVGSQFTPVRRVSYHVDSTRVGYKTDFERLVLDVETNGTVSPAEAVAEAGQMLARYFQMFTDLVEQPVYEGERPKEQVLEGLEHVPDKRIEEMDFSQRTFNCLRRASLLTLRELVQVTESDLNNIRGFGKKSLSEVKEKLSALGLELRPPKGGTKQAYVETDEDDEG; from the coding sequence CTGCCCCAGATCGGGCTCATCGATCAGACCGAGTTCTCTGGGCGCTTCGTGTTGGAGCCGCTGGAGCGGGGATATGGTCATACGATTGGCAATGCATTGCGGCGCGTGCTGCTCTCGTCCATTCGGGGCTGTGCCATTACGGGCATCAAGGTGGACAAAGTATTACATGAGTTCGCCGCTATCCCCGGGATCAAGGAAGACGCGACCGAGCTGATTCTGAACCTGAAGGACATCGCCGTGCGAGTGGACCACGACGTGCGGCCGCCTGCAGGGGAGGACATCACGTTGACGCTGGACGTGAAGGGCCGTGGCAAGGTTACGGGCGCCGACATACAGTGTCCCCCGGGCGTAGAGATCACCACCCCAGAGACCTATCTGGCAACCATCAGTGAGAAGGATGCCGCGTTGCGGATGGAGATCTACGTGAGCACCGGTGTCGGATACGTGCTGCCGGAGAAGCACGAGAAGCACCGTCAGGTAATCGGCGTGATTCCCGTGGGCTCGCAGTTCACACCCGTCCGAAGGGTCAGCTACCATGTGGACTCGACTCGTGTTGGCTACAAGACGGACTTCGAGCGGCTCGTTCTCGACGTGGAGACCAACGGCACCGTCTCGCCCGCCGAAGCGGTCGCGGAAGCCGGGCAGATGCTCGCGCGTTACTTCCAGATGTTCACCGACCTCGTGGAGCAGCCAGTCTACGAAGGCGAGCGACCCAAGGAGCAGGTGCTCGAGGGGCTGGAGCACGTGCCAGACAAGCGGATCGAGGAGATGGACTTCTCCCAGCGCACGTTCAACTGCCTGCGTCGGGCCAGCCTACTCACTCTGCGCGAGCTGGTCCAGGTCACCGAGAGCGATCTCAATAACATCCGAGGGTTCGGCAAGAAGTCCCTCTCCGAGGTGAAGGAGAAACTGTCAGCGCTCGGGTTGGAGCTTCGGCCCCCGAAGGGCGGCACGAAGCAGGCCTACGTCGAAACAGACGAGGACGACGAGGGCTAG
- the truA gene encoding tRNA pseudouridine(38-40) synthase TruA gives MPIVLVVEYDGTEFHGFARQPGQRTVAGVLTDAVARIEGQNLELFGAGRTDSGVHARGQTVHFESRLPIPPARWRKVLNRSLPRDLQVRSARKEPDGFHARFSATSRVYRYTWLCRAYASPFATRFAYHEPKTLDAERMNEAAQVFLGEHDFRALAKAEAWKGPTCRGILSAGVRRVGPHVRFDVEGTGFMQGMVRMMAGALSEVGLGRWCIEEVRRLLNEPMAARRPPMLPAHGLCLMKVNYAQTGREAAVATNKWTDEEDE, from the coding sequence GTGCCCATCGTCCTAGTTGTCGAGTACGATGGCACCGAGTTTCACGGATTTGCCCGGCAGCCGGGGCAGAGAACGGTTGCAGGCGTCCTGACTGACGCCGTAGCCCGGATCGAGGGCCAGAACCTTGAGTTGTTTGGAGCAGGCCGCACCGACAGCGGCGTGCACGCGAGGGGACAGACGGTTCATTTCGAGAGCCGCCTGCCCATCCCGCCAGCCCGGTGGCGAAAGGTCCTGAACCGCTCGCTGCCCAGGGACTTGCAGGTGAGAAGCGCGCGCAAGGAGCCTGATGGATTCCATGCGCGGTTCTCGGCAACTTCGCGCGTGTATCGCTACACGTGGTTGTGCAGAGCCTACGCAAGCCCGTTCGCAACGCGGTTCGCGTATCACGAGCCGAAAACGCTCGACGCCGAGCGGATGAACGAAGCGGCACAGGTGTTTCTCGGCGAGCACGACTTTCGTGCTTTGGCTAAGGCCGAGGCTTGGAAGGGACCCACCTGCCGGGGCATTCTGTCGGCAGGCGTGCGGCGAGTCGGTCCGCACGTGCGCTTCGACGTAGAGGGCACGGGCTTTATGCAGGGCATGGTTCGTATGATGGCCGGCGCACTGTCCGAAGTCGGCCTGGGTAGATGGTGTATCGAGGAGGTGCGTCGCCTGCTGAATGAGCCCATGGCGGCGAGGCGACCCCCGATGCTCCCGGCACACGGGCTTTGCCTGATGAAGGTGAACTACGCGCAGACAGGCCGTGAGGCGGCTGTCGCAACGAACAAGTGGACGGACGAGGAAGACGAATGA
- the rplM gene encoding 50S ribosomal protein L13 — MMTTFSAKPKEVDRDWYVIDAAGKPLGRVASRAAQVLRGKYKPTFTYNQDVGDHVIVVNAEKVVLTGNKREELIYWHTTWPGGLRSISRGKVLDTRPERLLQRAIWGMTPKTRLGRRIIRKLRIYRGMEHPHAAQNPKTLEV; from the coding sequence ATGATGACAACCTTTTCGGCGAAACCGAAAGAAGTAGACAGGGATTGGTACGTCATAGACGCGGCGGGCAAGCCCCTAGGCCGCGTAGCCAGCCGTGCCGCGCAGGTACTCCGTGGAAAGTACAAGCCTACGTTCACGTACAACCAGGACGTCGGCGATCACGTGATCGTGGTCAACGCCGAGAAGGTGGTGCTAACGGGCAACAAGCGCGAGGAGCTGATCTATTGGCACACCACGTGGCCGGGGGGCCTGCGGTCGATCTCTCGTGGCAAGGTGCTGGACACGCGCCCGGAGCGATTGCTCCAAAGGGCCATCTGGGGCATGACCCCGAAGACAAGACTCGGTAGGCGAATCATCCGCAAGTTGCGCATCTACCGCGGGATGGAGCATCCGCACGCGGCGCAGAACCCGAAGACGCTGGAGGTATAG